One Vigna unguiculata cultivar IT97K-499-35 chromosome 11, ASM411807v1, whole genome shotgun sequence DNA window includes the following coding sequences:
- the LOC114168367 gene encoding probable histone H2B.1: protein MAPKAEKKPAEKKPAEEKKSTVGDKAPAEKKPKAGKKLPKEGGAGGDKKKKRNKKSVETYKIYIFKVLKQVHPDIGISSKAMGIMNSFINDIFEKLAQESSRLARYNKKPTITSREIQTAVRLVLPGELAKHAVSEGTKAVTKFTSS, encoded by the coding sequence ATGGCACCAAAGGCAGAGAAGAAGCCAGCGGAGAAGAAGCCTGCAGAGGAGAAGAAGTCCACCGTAGGTGACAAGGCTCCGGCGGAGAAGAAGCCGAAGGCAGGAAAGAAGCTTCCCAAGGAAGGAGGCGCTGGTGGcgataagaagaagaagagaaacaaGAAGAGTGTGGAGACATACAAGATCTACATCTTCAAGGTTCTGAAGCAGGTTCACCCCGACATTGGTATCTCCAGCAAGGCCATGGGTATCATGAACAGTTTCATCAATGACATCTTTGAGAAGCTTGCCCAGGAATCTTCTAGACTTGCCCGCTACAACAAGAAACCCACCATCACTTCAAGGGAAATCCAGACTGCGGTCAGACTTGTGTTGCCTGGAGAATTGGCCAAACATGCTGTCTCTGAGGGTACCAAGGCTGTTACCAAGTTCACTAGTTCTTGA
- the LOC114169560 gene encoding probable histone H2B.1 has product MAPKAEKKPAEKKPAEEKKSTVGDKAPAEKKPKAGKKLPKEGGAGGDKKKKRNKKSVETYKIYIFKVLKQVHPDIGISSKAMGIMNSFINDIFEKLAQESSRLARYNKKPTITSREIQTAVRLVLPGELAKHAVSEGTKAVTKFTREKKPAEKKPAEEKKSTVGDKALAEKKPKAGKKLPKEGGAGGDKKKKRNKKSVETYKIYIFKVLKQVHPDIGISSKAMGIMNSFINDIFEKLAQESSRLARYNKKPTITSREIQTAVRLVLPGELAKHAVSEGTKAVTKFTSS; this is encoded by the exons ATGGCACCAAAGGCAGAGAAGAAGCCAGCGGAGAAGAAGCCTGCAGAAGAGAAGAAGTCCACCGTAGGAGACAAGGCTCCGGCAGAGAAGAAGCCAAAGGCAGGAAAGAAGCTTCCTAAGGAGGGAGGAGCTGGTGGtgataagaaaaagaagagaaacaaGAAGAGTGTGGAGACATACAAGATCTACATCTTCAAGGTTCTGAAGCAGGTTCACCCGGACATTGGTATCTCCAGCAAGGCCATGGGCATCATGAACAGTTTCATCAACGACATCTTCGAGAAGCTTGCCCAGGAATCTTCTAGACTTGCCCGCTACAACAAGAAACCCACCATCACTTCAAGGGAAATCCAGACTGCGGTCAGACTTGTGTTGCCTGGAGAATTAGCCAAACATGCTGTCTCTGAGGGTACCAAGGCTGTTACCAAGTTCACTAG AGAGAAGAAGCCAGCGGAGAAGAAGCCTGCAGAGGAGAAGAAGTCCACTGTAGGAGACAAGGCTCTGGCGGAGAAGAAGCCGAAGGCAGGAAAGAAGCTTCCGAAGGAAGGAGGCGCTGGTGGcgataagaagaagaagagaaacaaGAAGAGTGTGGAGACGTACAAGATCTACATCTTCAAGGTTCTGAAGCAGGTTCACCCCGACATTGGTATCTCCAGCAAGGCCATGGGCATCATGAACAGTTTCATCAACGACATCTTTGAGAAGCTTGCCCAGGAATCTTCTAGACTTGCCCGTTACAACAAGAAACCCACCATCACTTCAAGGGAAATCCAGACTGCTGTCAGACTTGTGTTGCCTGGAGAATTGGCCAAACATGCTGTCTCTGAGGGTACCAAGGCTGTTACCAAGTTCACTAGTTCTTGA
- the LOC114168339 gene encoding glycine-rich RNA-binding protein 4, mitochondrial-like, which produces MQIASALAKGNPLFSTLSRFLCVRHHSSTNLFVAGLSWDTNEPILKDAFEKHGEIIEVRVICDHVTAKSRGYGFVRFVSETAAATARKEMNDQILDGRRIRVAYAHKG; this is translated from the exons ATGCAAATAGCCAGTGCATTAGCGAAAGGCAACCCTCTTTTTTCCACCTTATCTAGATTTCTGTGTGTGCGTCATCATTCATCAACCAACTTGTTTGTCGCAG GACTTTCCTGGGATACCAATGAACCGATTCTGAAAGATGCCTTTGAGAAACATGGTGAAATAATTGAAG ttAGAGTAATATGTGATCATGTGACTGCGAAATCAAGAGGTTATGGATTTGTGCGGTTTGTTTCTGAAACTGCAGCTGCTACAGCTCGCAAAGAAATGAATGAccag ATACTGGATGGCAGACGCATTCGGGTTGCTTATGCACACAAAGGCTAG
- the LOC114168338 gene encoding putative pentatricopeptide repeat-containing protein At1g02420 isoform X2, whose translation MLVRRFSLKSPLNCALPSTVIPHCFSSSNGNDDVQKVFGILSSTSTPEHLKQSLKSSGVFLSNELIDQVLKRVRFSHGNPSQTLEFFRYTGRRKGFYHTAFSLDTMLYILGRSRMFGHVWDLLIECRRKDQTAITARTVMVVLGRVAKVCSVRQTVDSFRKFKKLVAEFDTNCFNALLRTLCQEKSMTDARNVYHSLKHQFRPNLQTFNILLSGWKTPEDAEGFFKEMKEMGVTPDVVTYNSLVDVYCKGREIEKAYKVLDEMRDRDLSPDVITYTCIIGGLGLIGQPDKARDVLKEMKEYGCYPDAAAYNAAIRNFCIAKRLGDAYGLVEEMVSKGLSPNATTYNLFFRVFYWSNDLHNSWIMYNRMMVEGCLPNTQSCMFLIRLFRKYEKVDMALQLWGNMVEKGFGSYTLVSDVLFDLLCDMGKLEEAEKCFLEMIEKGQKPSNVSFRRIKVLMELANRHEALENLTQKMSIFGRPLQLHQSLVLQRSS comes from the exons atgttggTGAGGCGTTTCTCACTGAAATCGCCGTTGAATTGCGCACTTCCCTCAACCGTAATCCCGCACTGCTTCTCAAGCTCCAATGGAAACGACGACGTACAGAAAGTGTTCGGCATACTCAGCAGCACCTCCACACCGGAACATCTGAAACAATCCCTGAAATCAAGCGGTGTTTTCCTCTCCAATGAATTGATCGATCAAGTTCTGAAGAGGGTTCGCTTCAGCCATGGGAACCCCTCCCAAACCCTAGAGTTTTTCCGTTACACCGGAAGAAGAAAAGGTTTTTACCACACCGCGTTTTCCCTGGACACCATGCTCTACATCCTCGGAAGAAGCCGCATGTTTGGTCACGTTTGGGACCTCTTAATCGAATGCCGTCGAAAAGACCAAACGGCCATAACGGCTCGCACCGTTATGGTCGTGTTGGGAAGAGTTGCAAAAGTGTGTTCCGTTCGACAAACAGTGGACTCGTTTAGAAAGTTCAAGAAGCTGGTGGCTGAGTTTGATACTAATTGTTTCAATGCTCTGTTGAGAACGCTGTGTCAGGAGAAGAGCATGACGGATGCTAGAAACGTTTACCATAGTTTGAAGCATCAATTTCGTCCTAATTTACAGACTTTTAACATTCTTCTTTCGGGGTGGAAGACCCCTGAGGATGCTGAAGGGTTCTTCAAGGAGATGAAGGAAATGGGAGTAACACCTGATGTTGTTACATACAATAGTTTGGTGGATGTTTACTGCAAGGGGAGGGAAATTGAGAAGGCTTATAAGGTGCTTGATGAAATGCGTGACCGGGATTTGTCGCCGGATGTGATCACGTATACATGTATCATTGGTGGGTTGGGGTTGATTGGGCAGCCTGATAAAGCCAGGGATGTTTTGAAGGAGATGAAGGAGTATGGGTGTTACCCTGATGCTGCAGCCTACAATGCTGCCATCAGGAATTTCTGCATCGCAAAGAGGCTTGGTGATGCTTATGGTTTGGTGGAGGAGATGGTGAGCAAGGGTTTGAGTCCGAACGCAACTACTTACAATTTGTTCTTTAGGGTATTTTACTGGTCCAATGATTTGCATAACTCTTGGATCATGTACAACAGGATGATGGTTGAGGGGTGCCTTCCGAATACGCAGTCTTGTATGTTCTTGATAAGGTTGTTTAGAAAGTATGAGAAGGTGGATATGGCACTGCAGTTATGGGGGAACATGGTGGAAAAGGGTTTTGGGTCCTATACCTTGGTTTCTGACGTGCTGTTTGACTTGCTTTGTGATATGGGGAAGTTGGAAGAAGCAGAGAAGTGCTTCTTGGAGATGATTGAGAAGGGGCAGAAACCGAGTAATGTGTCGTTTAGAAGAATTAAGGTTCTCATGGAACTAGCGAATAGACATGAGGCCCTTGAGAACTTGACGCAGAAAATGTCCATATTTGGGCGACCACTCCAATTGCATCAAAGTTTG GTATTGCAAAGATCGTCCTAA
- the LOC114168338 gene encoding putative pentatricopeptide repeat-containing protein At1g02420 isoform X1, which yields MLVRRFSLKSPLNCALPSTVIPHCFSSSNGNDDVQKVFGILSSTSTPEHLKQSLKSSGVFLSNELIDQVLKRVRFSHGNPSQTLEFFRYTGRRKGFYHTAFSLDTMLYILGRSRMFGHVWDLLIECRRKDQTAITARTVMVVLGRVAKVCSVRQTVDSFRKFKKLVAEFDTNCFNALLRTLCQEKSMTDARNVYHSLKHQFRPNLQTFNILLSGWKTPEDAEGFFKEMKEMGVTPDVVTYNSLVDVYCKGREIEKAYKVLDEMRDRDLSPDVITYTCIIGGLGLIGQPDKARDVLKEMKEYGCYPDAAAYNAAIRNFCIAKRLGDAYGLVEEMVSKGLSPNATTYNLFFRVFYWSNDLHNSWIMYNRMMVEGCLPNTQSCMFLIRLFRKYEKVDMALQLWGNMVEKGFGSYTLVSDVLFDLLCDMGKLEEAEKCFLEMIEKGQKPSNVSFRRIKVLMELANRHEALENLTQKMSIFGRPLQLHQSLVSQTETPDSLFTNS from the coding sequence atgttggTGAGGCGTTTCTCACTGAAATCGCCGTTGAATTGCGCACTTCCCTCAACCGTAATCCCGCACTGCTTCTCAAGCTCCAATGGAAACGACGACGTACAGAAAGTGTTCGGCATACTCAGCAGCACCTCCACACCGGAACATCTGAAACAATCCCTGAAATCAAGCGGTGTTTTCCTCTCCAATGAATTGATCGATCAAGTTCTGAAGAGGGTTCGCTTCAGCCATGGGAACCCCTCCCAAACCCTAGAGTTTTTCCGTTACACCGGAAGAAGAAAAGGTTTTTACCACACCGCGTTTTCCCTGGACACCATGCTCTACATCCTCGGAAGAAGCCGCATGTTTGGTCACGTTTGGGACCTCTTAATCGAATGCCGTCGAAAAGACCAAACGGCCATAACGGCTCGCACCGTTATGGTCGTGTTGGGAAGAGTTGCAAAAGTGTGTTCCGTTCGACAAACAGTGGACTCGTTTAGAAAGTTCAAGAAGCTGGTGGCTGAGTTTGATACTAATTGTTTCAATGCTCTGTTGAGAACGCTGTGTCAGGAGAAGAGCATGACGGATGCTAGAAACGTTTACCATAGTTTGAAGCATCAATTTCGTCCTAATTTACAGACTTTTAACATTCTTCTTTCGGGGTGGAAGACCCCTGAGGATGCTGAAGGGTTCTTCAAGGAGATGAAGGAAATGGGAGTAACACCTGATGTTGTTACATACAATAGTTTGGTGGATGTTTACTGCAAGGGGAGGGAAATTGAGAAGGCTTATAAGGTGCTTGATGAAATGCGTGACCGGGATTTGTCGCCGGATGTGATCACGTATACATGTATCATTGGTGGGTTGGGGTTGATTGGGCAGCCTGATAAAGCCAGGGATGTTTTGAAGGAGATGAAGGAGTATGGGTGTTACCCTGATGCTGCAGCCTACAATGCTGCCATCAGGAATTTCTGCATCGCAAAGAGGCTTGGTGATGCTTATGGTTTGGTGGAGGAGATGGTGAGCAAGGGTTTGAGTCCGAACGCAACTACTTACAATTTGTTCTTTAGGGTATTTTACTGGTCCAATGATTTGCATAACTCTTGGATCATGTACAACAGGATGATGGTTGAGGGGTGCCTTCCGAATACGCAGTCTTGTATGTTCTTGATAAGGTTGTTTAGAAAGTATGAGAAGGTGGATATGGCACTGCAGTTATGGGGGAACATGGTGGAAAAGGGTTTTGGGTCCTATACCTTGGTTTCTGACGTGCTGTTTGACTTGCTTTGTGATATGGGGAAGTTGGAAGAAGCAGAGAAGTGCTTCTTGGAGATGATTGAGAAGGGGCAGAAACCGAGTAATGTGTCGTTTAGAAGAATTAAGGTTCTCATGGAACTAGCGAATAGACATGAGGCCCTTGAGAACTTGACGCAGAAAATGTCCATATTTGGGCGACCACTCCAATTGCATCAAAGTTTGGTGAGCCAAACTGAGACACCAGATTCTCTCTTTACTAATAGTTAG